The region CTGCTGCATCTGGTCGATCTCGCGCCGTTCGACGAGAGCGTCGACCCGGTCGCGGAGGCGAAGGCGATCGTCGGCGAGCTGCGCAAGTACGACGAGGCGCTGTATGAAAAGCCGCGCTGGCTGGTGTTGAACAAGCTCGACATGGTGCCCGAGGACGAGCGCCGCGCGCGGGTCGCCGATTTCGTCGAGCGCTTCGGCTGGCAAGGCCCGGTGTTCGAGATCTCGGCGCTGACCGGGCAGGGCTGCGAGAACCTCGTCTACGCGGTGTACGACTACGTGGCGGCCCATTCCGACGCGCATCGCGCGGCGGAGGCGGAAGACCTCGCATCCGACGTGCGTTTCCGCGACGAGCCGGGCGCGGCCAAGCCCGATGCGGAGCCGGACGCCTCCTGACCCGATCGTCCGCGGCACGTCCTGACGGCCCGCGCCGGCCAGGCGGGCGGTTGCCCGATTCAATCGCGCATCATCCAAGGAGACCAAGCACGATGCGTTCGATCATTGCCGATTCGAAGCGGCTGGTAGTGAAAGTGGGGTCCAGTCTCGTCACCAACGACGGACGGGGGCTCGACCATGCCGCGATCGGCCGCTGGGCCGCTCAGATCGCCGCGTTGCGCGCGAACGGCAAGGAAGTCGTGCTGGTGAGTTCGGGGGCGATCGCCGAGGGGATGCAGCGTCTCGGCTGGAGCAAGCGGCCGCGCGAGATCGACGAATTGCAGGCGGCGGCGGCCGTCGGGCAGATGGGGCTCGCGCAGGTCTACGAGAGCCGTTTTGCCGAGCACGGCATCCGCACCGCGCAGATCCTGCTCACGCACGCCGACCTGGCCGACCGCGAACGCTACCTGAACGCACGCTCGACGCTGCTGACGCTGTTGCGGCTGGGCGTCGTGCCGATCATCAACGAGAACGACACGGTCGTCACCGACGAAATCAAGTTCGGCGACAACGACACGCTGGGCGCGCTCGTCGCGAACCTGATCGAAGGCGACGCGCTCGTGATCCTCACCGATCAGTCGGGTTTGTTCACCGCGGATCCGCGCAAGGATCCGGCCGCGACGCTGGTCGCCGAGGCGAGCGCGGGCGCGCCGGAACTCGAGGCGATGGCGGGCGGCGCCGGTTCGAGCCTGGGCCGGGGCGGGATGCTGACCAAGATCCTCGCCGCGAAGCGCGCGGCGCACAGCGGCGCGAACACCGTGATCGCGAGCGGCCGCGAGGCGGACGTGCTGGTGCGGCTCGCGGGCGGCGAGGCGATCGGCACGCAGCTGATCGCGCGCACGGCGCGGCTCGCGGCGCGCAAGCAGTGGATGGCCGATCACCTGCAGGTGCGCGGCCACGTCGTGATCGATGCGGGCGCGGTCGACAAGCTGACGGCGGGCGGCAAGAGCCTGCTGCCGATCGGCGTGGTGGCGGTGCAGGGCGTGTTCGCGCGCGGCGAGGTGATCGCCTGCGTCGACGATGCCGGCCGCGAGGTCGCGCGCGGGCTCACCAATTACAGCAGCGCCGAGGCCAAGCTGATCCAGCGCAGGCCGAGCGGCGAGATCGAGTCGGTGCTGGGCTACATGCTCGAACCCGAGCTGATCCATCGCGACAACCTCGTGCTCGTCTAGCGGCGCGCAGGCGAGCGTCGGCGCGACACGAAAAAAAGCCCGCATGCTAGTGCGGGCTTTTTGCTGGCGCAGCCGGTTTTGCGCTTCAGCGGATCTGGTTCAGCGCGGTGCGGTGATAGCGGATGTTCTCGATGATCGTCGCGGTCTTGCCGAGCGGCATCTTGTTCGCGCAGAAGTAATCCTGGTAGAGCGCCGCGTGGTACGCGTTCAG is a window of Burkholderia sp. FERM BP-3421 DNA encoding:
- the proB gene encoding glutamate 5-kinase translates to MRSIIADSKRLVVKVGSSLVTNDGRGLDHAAIGRWAAQIAALRANGKEVVLVSSGAIAEGMQRLGWSKRPREIDELQAAAAVGQMGLAQVYESRFAEHGIRTAQILLTHADLADRERYLNARSTLLTLLRLGVVPIINENDTVVTDEIKFGDNDTLGALVANLIEGDALVILTDQSGLFTADPRKDPAATLVAEASAGAPELEAMAGGAGSSLGRGGMLTKILAAKRAAHSGANTVIASGREADVLVRLAGGEAIGTQLIARTARLAARKQWMADHLQVRGHVVIDAGAVDKLTAGGKSLLPIGVVAVQGVFARGEVIACVDDAGREVARGLTNYSSAEAKLIQRRPSGEIESVLGYMLEPELIHRDNLVLV